One genomic region from Kamptonema formosum PCC 6407 encodes:
- the hpsA gene encoding hormogonium polysaccharide biosynthesis protein HpsA, which yields MFKRKLAKVIVSLLRRIANVSRAGAKRLMRAMLRSLMAMGRRAKLPVAGFVLPTVTMVMLVVVLLTLAITLRSFDRAQNARNVRVNQQVLAAATPALERAKAKIEYLLNEDPTRPTGTPSDISIKRALSKPTAGADTYTFNDEIRLRIGFNLERSSLTDWDSTNNQLVENNEAINTVWRFPVDTDNNGKFDSYTIYGVYFRSPPRSNATGANSGQFLAERKPLETRTPPMPGTLGNQQCAAALGTSASLVGDSGWYQSDGKLKKSFYVYTVTVPITAQQTVANGSIPPDQFETYKGTKGFSALEYQQDRARIPLLNNAVVYEDDLEISPGPAFRINGGMLTNSNLLVTSTNNNTVDVFLISGQNSCYYKQENSKIFVGGNLVNGSASGNPTGTSTVHLFKQLPDAPIQAGAEAVITSTNQSVTNSPTDVLYNNNAYARRISALVNAQMTANPDTAGPPVVPNTTNDPTSVQKAVAGGKDRAQALQTYFESLTRKVPFAEVSLTGETIPGTVIEGTGDTLRPIQAWSLPTDVNADTTIAQAIGPTGLTINVDRLRAQNPNPTGGSKPKTEDFMGDRIIAGNNLPLKWWNGTKFVGGKTAQEVAGGTWSDDGSQRTRTSQKQILAAVGISDRGDYWEKAAAQKPENPLSAIGGLRVITGAGVYERKNSFLPPPLLDATTGGVKPYDDPATAANEAYTVVWPDSMPMSPAAGSQVFKNDSTGAPIVTTTNWETLPATLPAPVTPTIDPSTPKYAKGDLRMRATAVYHYAQDYYDQPDFDSDVYLKKSQAPIACISSYYDPTNSTTARNADPLDDVSGWAQPTYLPPAAPSTRNAGDSYTNNGIVYTAPPITDRPATAAIPGGNGLLVGTPSELYDQANMVFPDGRFVNEQLRTALMKDETDRNLAEQAAIDSTLCAFGILGTAGFTAVTPSTTFIPNGAIKEVALLNAREIKAVDRDDPATTTVDETFTLNPPGTTFNSGNYDLALEERMPLEIRVTQIDLNVLRNTTIPLASGIKGPDPEYLLPNSGIIYASRDDAAPDRSDRTADASNTTVIPYGIDAVQSGIVSRTDSILDPTRRPHGIMLINGRYLARNAGATGQNATAPTDISDVVKEKGLTLVSNLPVYVQGNFNEHSQQEFNTALTQPAWGNFYDRALPLNPNFACRPGDPRLPNCTTGDTWRAATVLADSVTVLSPNFRPGFRNEGDFDLRNNAGAAVTGYDSDGDGTIAGAETAITAKAARLLNGFYNNNFVTNGLSSGATFNINGNVAPPDSDYANNSGNAQDSSYFNNFVTPVQRRGAFPEYVMEMCLKLPVSACGPNDWQINATGTPVKASDVIGQPRNVVDSGSGTTAIPAGTTTPADVPLQQRLQHYPRRVAFRRNPANNQLLFDGSTPPLPIPIGILSGNIEAFGVNSNANTTQTVVPDPATNNNGLRFKTTTSTTLPSTVATYTATATDRLFYENAPTGTMQPLLAPVLQIHVSQTGDPGNSGPLTTTNNTRWLSRAQNTTFNLVVGAGDIPSRPNGDSNGGMQNLTRFLENWNPDGPGGNIPSTTDTNILGSFIQLSRSAYSTAPYTAVLNPTATSPSIFGYPGNYKIQNAQGKVPTFVAPNRLWGYDVGLLSQSPDLFTQLFTTPTTQTNSDEFFREVGRNDPWVQTLLCAKKDDTPTENALSDDQRPTQFCDDNVPDPLPNPS from the coding sequence ATGTTTAAGCGCAAATTAGCTAAAGTCATCGTATCACTGTTGAGACGGATTGCGAATGTATCTAGGGCCGGTGCGAAGCGGCTGATGAGAGCTATGTTGCGATCGCTAATGGCGATGGGACGACGTGCCAAGTTGCCTGTAGCAGGATTTGTCTTGCCGACTGTGACGATGGTGATGCTGGTAGTGGTATTGCTGACTTTGGCAATTACGCTGCGATCGTTTGACCGGGCACAAAATGCTCGGAATGTGAGAGTGAATCAACAGGTGTTAGCAGCAGCAACTCCTGCCTTAGAACGAGCGAAAGCAAAAATAGAATATTTATTAAACGAAGACCCCACGCGACCTACAGGGACACCCTCTGATATATCTATTAAAAGAGCACTTTCAAAGCCTACAGCGGGAGCAGATACTTATACATTTAACGATGAGATTCGCCTGAGAATAGGCTTCAATCTTGAGAGAAGTTCACTAACAGATTGGGATAGCACCAATAATCAATTAGTAGAGAATAACGAAGCAATAAATACTGTCTGGAGATTTCCAGTAGATACAGATAACAACGGTAAGTTTGATAGTTATACCATCTACGGGGTCTATTTTCGCAGTCCTCCTCGCAGCAATGCTACAGGTGCAAATTCGGGACAATTTCTCGCAGAAAGAAAGCCTTTAGAGACAAGAACTCCACCGATGCCAGGGACGCTGGGAAATCAACAATGTGCAGCCGCCCTTGGTACTAGCGCTAGTTTGGTGGGAGATTCAGGCTGGTATCAATCCGATGGTAAACTGAAGAAAAGCTTTTATGTTTACACGGTGACAGTACCGATTACTGCACAGCAAACAGTAGCAAATGGTAGTATCCCACCCGATCAGTTTGAAACATATAAAGGCACTAAAGGTTTTTCGGCACTAGAGTATCAGCAAGACCGAGCGCGAATTCCATTGTTGAATAATGCAGTAGTCTATGAAGATGACTTAGAGATATCGCCTGGGCCGGCATTCCGAATCAATGGTGGGATGTTGACAAACAGCAATTTACTGGTCACTTCAACGAACAACAATACTGTAGATGTATTCCTAATTAGCGGTCAAAATTCTTGTTACTATAAACAAGAAAACAGCAAGATTTTCGTTGGGGGCAATCTCGTGAACGGTTCTGCTTCTGGGAACCCAACTGGTACAAGTACAGTTCATCTATTTAAGCAACTACCAGACGCGCCAATTCAAGCAGGTGCAGAAGCAGTAATTACGAGTACAAATCAATCGGTAACAAACTCTCCAACCGATGTACTTTACAACAACAACGCCTATGCCAGACGGATCAGTGCTTTAGTAAATGCACAGATGACGGCAAATCCTGATACTGCTGGGCCGCCAGTAGTACCAAATACTACCAATGACCCGACATCAGTGCAAAAAGCAGTGGCGGGAGGTAAAGACCGCGCTCAAGCATTACAGACTTACTTTGAAAGCTTGACGCGGAAAGTTCCGTTTGCCGAAGTGAGCTTAACGGGCGAAACTATTCCTGGTACGGTAATCGAGGGAACAGGGGATACACTCAGACCCATCCAAGCCTGGTCTCTTCCTACAGATGTGAATGCTGACACGACTATTGCCCAAGCGATAGGCCCTACAGGTCTAACCATCAACGTCGATCGCTTAAGAGCTCAAAATCCTAACCCAACAGGAGGCTCAAAACCGAAAACAGAAGATTTTATGGGAGATCGCATCATTGCTGGGAATAACTTACCCCTCAAATGGTGGAATGGCACTAAGTTTGTCGGTGGGAAAACAGCACAGGAAGTTGCTGGGGGTACTTGGTCAGACGATGGTAGCCAGCGGACTCGCACTAGCCAAAAGCAGATACTTGCGGCTGTGGGGATTAGCGATCGCGGTGACTACTGGGAAAAAGCAGCAGCCCAAAAACCAGAAAATCCTTTAAGTGCGATCGGTGGTTTGCGCGTAATTACTGGTGCAGGGGTTTATGAGAGAAAAAATTCTTTTCTACCGCCACCCCTACTTGATGCAACAACAGGCGGGGTCAAGCCTTATGACGATCCGGCAACTGCTGCGAATGAAGCTTACACAGTGGTGTGGCCAGATAGTATGCCAATGTCACCTGCGGCGGGTTCTCAAGTATTCAAAAATGATTCAACAGGGGCTCCGATTGTCACCACCACAAACTGGGAGACTCTACCAGCAACATTACCAGCTCCAGTTACTCCTACCATTGATCCTAGTACTCCCAAGTATGCCAAAGGCGACCTACGGATGCGGGCAACAGCAGTATATCACTATGCCCAAGATTACTACGACCAACCAGATTTTGATTCCGACGTATATTTAAAGAAGAGCCAAGCTCCCATTGCGTGCATTAGCAGCTACTACGACCCCACTAACAGCACAACGGCTCGAAACGCCGATCCTCTTGATGATGTCAGCGGCTGGGCACAGCCAACCTATTTACCCCCCGCTGCTCCTTCGACAAGGAATGCTGGTGACTCCTACACCAATAACGGCATAGTTTACACAGCCCCTCCTATTACTGACAGACCGGCTACGGCAGCGATCCCTGGTGGAAATGGCTTGCTTGTGGGTACTCCCTCGGAACTTTACGATCAGGCGAATATGGTCTTTCCTGATGGTCGATTCGTCAACGAGCAGTTAAGAACGGCGTTGATGAAAGATGAAACGGATCGTAACTTGGCAGAACAAGCTGCTATCGACTCTACACTGTGCGCCTTTGGGATTTTGGGAACTGCCGGTTTCACTGCGGTTACGCCTTCAACAACTTTTATTCCCAACGGTGCGATTAAGGAAGTGGCGCTGCTAAATGCCAGAGAAATCAAGGCTGTAGATCGTGACGATCCAGCAACCACCACCGTAGATGAAACATTTACCCTGAACCCCCCTGGTACAACTTTTAATAGTGGCAACTATGACCTAGCCTTGGAAGAACGGATGCCCCTGGAAATTCGGGTTACTCAAATTGACCTAAATGTGCTGCGAAATACAACTATCCCCTTGGCAAGTGGGATTAAAGGGCCAGATCCAGAGTATTTATTGCCAAATAGCGGCATTATTTATGCCAGCCGTGATGATGCAGCGCCCGATAGGAGCGATCGCACAGCAGATGCCAGTAACACTACCGTAATTCCCTACGGAATTGATGCAGTTCAAAGTGGGATCGTTAGTCGCACTGACTCTATACTTGACCCCACCCGCCGCCCTCACGGGATTATGCTAATTAATGGCAGATACCTGGCTCGGAATGCCGGTGCTACTGGTCAAAATGCTACAGCCCCGACAGATATATCGGATGTGGTGAAAGAAAAGGGACTGACCTTGGTTTCTAACTTGCCAGTTTACGTTCAAGGCAACTTTAACGAACACAGTCAACAAGAGTTTAACACTGCGTTAACTCAGCCTGCGTGGGGCAACTTCTACGACCGTGCTTTACCTCTTAATCCCAACTTTGCTTGTCGGCCAGGAGATCCCCGGCTTCCTAATTGCACTACCGGGGACACTTGGCGAGCTGCAACAGTGTTGGCGGATTCTGTGACAGTCCTTTCTCCGAATTTCCGCCCTGGTTTCCGCAATGAGGGAGACTTTGACCTGAGAAATAATGCTGGTGCGGCTGTAACTGGCTATGACTCAGATGGAGATGGTACGATCGCTGGCGCAGAGACAGCAATCACAGCCAAAGCAGCTAGGTTGCTCAATGGTTTTTATAACAACAACTTTGTCACCAACGGTCTGAGTAGCGGTGCAACATTCAATATTAACGGTAACGTTGCACCACCAGATAGCGACTACGCAAACAACAGTGGGAATGCTCAGGACAGCTCTTATTTCAACAACTTCGTCACGCCAGTTCAACGGCGGGGAGCATTTCCAGAATATGTGATGGAAATGTGCTTGAAATTGCCTGTTTCAGCTTGCGGGCCGAATGATTGGCAGATTAATGCAACTGGTACCCCTGTGAAGGCAAGCGATGTAATAGGTCAACCGCGCAATGTTGTTGATTCAGGTTCAGGTACGACGGCTATACCTGCCGGTACTACTACTCCAGCGGATGTACCACTTCAGCAAAGACTTCAACATTATCCCCGTCGCGTAGCTTTTCGACGAAATCCAGCTAATAATCAACTGTTATTCGATGGCAGCACCCCTCCTCTTCCGATTCCCATAGGAATCCTAAGTGGAAATATAGAAGCATTTGGAGTTAACTCGAATGCGAATACAACTCAGACTGTGGTACCCGATCCGGCTACCAATAATAATGGTCTTAGATTTAAGACTACTACTTCTACTACTCTTCCAAGCACAGTCGCTACCTACACTGCAACTGCAACAGATCGTCTCTTTTACGAAAACGCGCCCACTGGAACTATGCAGCCACTATTAGCTCCAGTCTTACAAATTCACGTATCACAAACTGGCGACCCCGGCAATTCAGGCCCTCTAACAACTACCAATAATACAAGGTGGCTCTCACGAGCTCAGAACACAACATTTAATCTAGTTGTCGGAGCCGGAGACATTCCCTCTCGTCCCAACGGTGACTCGAATGGAGGGATGCAAAACTTGACCCGTTTCCTCGAAAACTGGAATCCTGATGGTCCCGGTGGAAATATTCCATCTACCACAGATACAAATATCCTGGGTTCCTTCATTCAGTTAAGCCGCAGTGCCTATTCCACCGCACCTTACACTGCTGTTTTGAACCCTACTGCTACATCACCGAGTATCTTTGGCTACCCCGGTAATTATAAAATTCAAAACGCCCAAGGGAAAGTCCCGACGTTCGTAGCGCCAAACCGCCTTTGGGGTTATGATGTCGGTCTTTTGTCTCAATCACCAGACTTATTTACGCAACTTTTCACCACTCCTACCACACAGACTAACTCTGATGAATTTTTCAGAGAAGTAGGTCGAAATGACCCTTGGGTACAAACTTTACTGTGTGCGAAAAAAGATGACACTCCCACAGAAAATGCCCTCAGCGATGACCAACGACCAACTCAATTCTGCGATGACAATGTACCAGATCCCTTGCCCAATCCCTCATGA
- a CDS encoding sulfotransferase domain-containing protein: MFKKLLEVVGERFTKVSPLEWEPDFIIIGVQKGGTSSLYTYLTHHPQVAEARQKEVHFFDLNFEKGIKWYRSQFPSIGDGTQRLNCEASPYYIFHPCVPQRVYDVFPQVKLILLLRNPVDRAISHYYHEVRLGFETLSLEEAIAAEPIRLEGEIEKLIASETYYSYNHQHHTYLSRGIYVNQLPMWMKLFPKEQILILKSEDLYTDPAATFNTTLEFLNLPPHQLENYEKHNSGEYPPVSEELYQQLKDYFRPHNQRLAEYLGKDFGWD, translated from the coding sequence ATGTTCAAAAAACTTTTAGAGGTAGTCGGGGAGAGGTTTACCAAGGTATCTCCCTTAGAATGGGAACCAGACTTTATCATCATCGGCGTTCAGAAAGGGGGTACCAGTTCCCTTTACACTTACCTAACTCATCATCCCCAAGTAGCTGAGGCTCGTCAAAAAGAAGTACATTTTTTTGACTTAAATTTTGAGAAAGGAATAAAATGGTATAGATCGCAATTTCCCAGTATCGGCGACGGAACCCAAAGACTAAACTGTGAAGCCAGCCCTTATTACATCTTTCACCCCTGCGTTCCCCAACGGGTGTACGATGTATTTCCCCAAGTTAAGCTGATATTATTACTGAGGAACCCAGTAGACCGAGCAATTTCTCACTACTACCATGAAGTCAGACTAGGATTTGAAACTCTATCACTAGAAGAGGCGATCGCAGCCGAACCCATCCGACTCGAAGGCGAAATCGAAAAATTAATCGCCAGCGAAACCTACTATAGTTACAATCACCAACACCACACCTATTTATCACGCGGCATCTACGTAAATCAACTACCAATGTGGATGAAACTCTTTCCCAAAGAACAAATTTTAATCCTCAAAAGTGAAGACTTATATACAGATCCCGCCGCCACTTTCAACACCACCCTAGAATTTTTAAACTTACCTCCTCACCAATTAGAAAACTACGAAAAACATAACAGCGGCGAGTACCCCCCCGTCAGCGAAGAATTATATCAACAATTGAAAGACTATTTTCGACCTCATAACCAAAGATTAGCAGAATATTTAGGCAAAGATTTCGGCTGGGATTGA
- a CDS encoding DNA polymerase III subunit gamma/tau yields the protein MTYEPLHHKYRPQTFADLVGQEAIAQTLSNAIRQDRIAPAYLFTGPRGTGKTSSARILAKSLNCLAGNVPTATPCGKCDVCQGIVEGRTLDVIEIDAASNTGVDSIRDLIERAQFAPVQCRYKVYVIDECHMLSVSAFNSLLKTLEEPPDRVVFVLATTDAQRVLPTIISRCQRFDFRRIPVVAMTNHLREIAQKENINIAPDAVQMVAQIAQGGLRDAESLLDQLSLLAGEVTVEKVWDLVGAVPENDLMALLEAIASDTTETVIDCVRHLMDRGREPLLVLQNLAGFYRDFLIAKTAPKRYNLVALTQQTWEKLCDFSKGWDVEMILASQKHLQSSEVQIKNTTQPRLWLEMTLLGLLPSALKAQPQGAVERGSEGAGERGSGGAEVRGNGGNGRNEEVKSSPSSPSSPSPPSPPSSPSPPSSPPSPSPLPSNPPMGEELKNEEVWQRILGEIHQPLTQALLREHASLASFDGEIAIIWLTTQPLLKAAKDRIPQIESAFHKVFNCQVAVRLALAGTESNTGIIKESLPEGDVGKISNTSSNEIQQILPAKIESHISESVQQIDSSEQGWKQQQGSQSNAQAVAIRADAEAVAKAVERLANMFGGEAVNLAGEADFTGELERNVIELPPELEVNDAVSDAKDRVIEISPDLDDWEDPDLPPF from the coding sequence GTGACTTACGAACCCCTACACCACAAATATCGCCCTCAGACCTTCGCCGATCTCGTTGGTCAAGAAGCGATCGCACAAACCCTAAGCAACGCCATCCGCCAAGACCGCATCGCCCCAGCTTATTTGTTTACGGGGCCCAGAGGGACGGGTAAAACCTCCAGCGCCCGGATTTTAGCCAAATCTCTCAATTGTCTTGCCGGCAATGTCCCCACAGCAACGCCCTGCGGAAAATGCGATGTTTGTCAAGGAATTGTTGAAGGTAGAACGTTGGACGTGATCGAAATTGATGCTGCTAGTAATACGGGTGTAGATAGCATTCGGGATTTAATAGAAAGAGCACAATTTGCACCTGTACAATGTCGCTACAAAGTTTATGTTATTGATGAGTGCCATATGCTCAGCGTGTCAGCATTCAACTCTCTATTAAAAACGTTAGAAGAACCACCCGATCGCGTAGTATTTGTCTTAGCCACAACTGACGCTCAAAGAGTATTACCAACTATTATCTCCCGTTGTCAAAGATTTGATTTCCGCAGAATCCCCGTAGTAGCAATGACAAATCATCTGCGAGAAATTGCCCAGAAAGAAAACATTAATATTGCTCCTGATGCCGTCCAAATGGTAGCTCAAATCGCCCAAGGCGGACTCAGAGATGCTGAAAGTTTACTCGATCAATTGAGCCTACTTGCAGGGGAAGTCACAGTAGAAAAAGTCTGGGATTTAGTCGGTGCTGTACCTGAAAACGATCTGATGGCACTGTTAGAAGCAATTGCATCAGATACAACTGAAACAGTTATAGACTGCGTGCGTCACTTAATGGATCGCGGTCGAGAACCGCTGTTAGTGCTTCAAAATCTTGCGGGTTTTTACAGGGATTTTTTAATAGCTAAAACTGCTCCTAAACGTTACAATTTAGTAGCTTTGACTCAGCAAACTTGGGAAAAACTTTGTGATTTTTCTAAGGGTTGGGACGTTGAGATGATATTAGCTAGTCAGAAGCACTTACAAAGTAGTGAAGTGCAAATTAAGAATACTACTCAGCCCCGTTTATGGTTAGAAATGACGCTGTTAGGATTGTTACCTTCGGCATTAAAAGCTCAGCCGCAAGGAGCTGTTGAGCGGGGGAGCGAGGGAGCGGGGGAGCGGGGGAGCGGGGGAGCAGAGGTGAGGGGGAATGGGGGAAATGGGCGAAATGAAGAAGTTAAATCTTCCCCATCTTCCCCATCTTCCCCATCCCCTCCATCTCCCCCATCTTCCCCGTCCCCCCCATCTTCCCCACCTTCCCCATCCCCTCTACCTTCCAATCCACCAATGGGGGAAGAACTTAAAAATGAGGAAGTTTGGCAACGGATACTAGGTGAAATTCATCAACCTTTGACTCAAGCACTGCTGCGCGAACACGCATCTCTTGCTTCTTTTGATGGTGAAATAGCAATTATTTGGCTAACTACACAGCCATTATTAAAGGCAGCTAAAGATAGAATTCCACAGATTGAAAGTGCTTTTCATAAAGTCTTCAATTGTCAGGTGGCGGTCAGATTAGCATTAGCAGGTACGGAAAGTAATACTGGGATTATCAAAGAGTCACTCCCGGAGGGCGATGTTGGCAAAATTAGCAATACTTCTAGTAATGAAATTCAACAGATTTTACCTGCAAAAATAGAATCACATATTTCGGAGTCGGTGCAACAAATAGACTCTTCAGAGCAGGGGTGGAAACAACAACAAGGTAGTCAAAGTAACGCGCAGGCGGTGGCAATTCGTGCTGATGCGGAGGCGGTGGCGAAGGCGGTTGAGCGACTGGCGAATATGTTTGGCGGGGAAGCGGTTAATCTTGCGGGTGAGGCAGATTTTACGGGGGAATTAGAGCGGAATGTTATCGAGTTACCGCCTGAGTTGGAAGTTAATGATGCTGTATCAGATGCGAAGGATCGAGTTATTGAAATTTCGCCTGATTTAGATGATTGGGAAGACCCAGATTTGCCACCATTTTAA
- a CDS encoding DevA family ABC transporter ATP-binding protein, with protein sequence MNDLPVIAIENLNHYFGEGGLQKQTLFDINLEIYPGEIVIMTGPSGSGKTTLLTLIGALRSVQEGSLKIIGQEVRGGKKNELIKIRRNIGYIFQAHNLLKCLTARQNVQMSMELHDYISNQEVNARVVKMLEDVGLGDRIDYYPDNLSGGQKQRVAIARALVSHPKLVLADEPTAALDSKSGRDVVEIMQRLAKEQQSTILLVTHDNRILDVADRIIHMEDGRLQTAALTTTPISR encoded by the coding sequence ATGAATGATTTACCTGTAATTGCCATTGAAAATCTCAATCATTACTTTGGGGAAGGGGGACTCCAAAAACAGACATTATTTGATATTAACTTAGAGATTTACCCTGGAGAAATTGTGATTATGACGGGGCCCTCTGGCTCTGGGAAAACAACTCTATTAACTTTGATTGGAGCTTTGCGTTCAGTGCAAGAAGGCAGCCTGAAAATAATCGGTCAAGAAGTGCGAGGAGGAAAGAAAAACGAATTAATAAAAATTCGACGTAATATTGGCTATATTTTCCAAGCTCATAATTTGCTCAAATGCTTAACAGCGCGGCAAAATGTACAAATGTCGATGGAGCTACACGACTATATTTCTAACCAGGAAGTCAATGCTAGAGTTGTAAAAATGCTTGAGGATGTAGGGTTAGGAGATAGAATAGATTATTATCCCGACAATCTTTCCGGGGGACAAAAACAGAGAGTTGCGATCGCGCGAGCTTTAGTCAGCCACCCCAAATTAGTATTAGCAGACGAACCGACAGCAGCTTTAGACAGTAAATCAGGTAGAGATGTAGTAGAAATTATGCAGCGTTTAGCTAAAGAACAACAATCTACCATCTTGCTCGTTACCCACGACAATCGAATTTTAGATGTTGCCGATCGCATTATCCACATGGAAGATGGCCGCCTGCAAACTGCGGCCCTCACAACAACCCCTATCAGCAGATAA
- the devC gene encoding ABC transporter permease DevC — protein MLLKIPLPWLQLTREKTRLLVAIAGIGFADLLMFMQFGFRDALFESAITFHSKLDGDIFLTSPQSTALIAMKSFPQRRLYQALAFEGVESVSPLYIGFGLWKNPDPQKRNTRSIMVIGFDPSHHVIDLPSVIENQDKIKISDVILFDDASRPEFGPIKDYFKAGKIVETEIDDRRIKVGDLFTLGASFGADGNIVTSDLNFLRIFRKRVKGIIDIGIVHLKPGTDVQKVVSEMRKSLPNDVRITSKEEFVELERKYWEESTAIGFIFTLGAGMGFIVGIVIVYQILYTDVSDHLPEYATLKAMGYKDIYFLGVVFQEAMILAIIGYLPGFAISTVLYNLGRTATSLPMYMTVAKAITVLILTFVMCCASGAVAVRKLSAADPADIF, from the coding sequence ATGCTTCTAAAAATTCCTCTACCTTGGTTGCAGCTAACACGAGAGAAAACCCGTTTATTAGTAGCAATAGCTGGGATTGGCTTTGCCGATTTACTAATGTTTATGCAGTTTGGATTTAGGGATGCGCTATTTGAAAGTGCCATCACTTTTCATTCTAAATTAGACGGCGACATTTTTTTGACAAGTCCCCAGTCTACAGCTTTGATCGCAATGAAAAGCTTTCCTCAAAGGCGTTTGTATCAAGCTCTTGCTTTTGAAGGTGTAGAATCAGTTAGCCCATTATATATCGGCTTTGGGCTCTGGAAAAATCCTGACCCCCAAAAACGTAATACTCGCTCAATTATGGTAATTGGCTTCGATCCGTCCCATCACGTAATTGATTTGCCTAGTGTTATCGAGAACCAAGATAAAATCAAAATTTCAGATGTAATTTTATTTGATGATGCTTCGCGACCTGAGTTTGGTCCTATTAAAGATTATTTTAAAGCCGGAAAGATTGTAGAAACAGAAATAGACGATCGCCGGATCAAAGTGGGGGATTTATTTACTTTAGGTGCTTCCTTCGGTGCGGATGGAAATATAGTTACTAGCGATTTAAACTTTTTGAGAATTTTCAGAAAACGGGTAAAAGGAATAATTGATATAGGAATTGTTCACTTAAAGCCGGGAACTGATGTTCAGAAAGTTGTTAGTGAAATGAGGAAGAGTTTGCCTAATGACGTGAGGATTACATCAAAAGAAGAATTTGTCGAGCTTGAGCGAAAATATTGGGAGGAAAGTACAGCAATTGGATTTATTTTCACTTTGGGAGCAGGGATGGGATTTATAGTTGGGATCGTGATTGTTTATCAAATTCTTTATACTGATGTCTCGGATCACTTGCCAGAGTACGCTACGCTCAAGGCTATGGGATATAAGGATATCTACTTTTTGGGTGTGGTGTTTCAAGAAGCTATGATTTTGGCAATCATTGGTTATTTGCCAGGATTTGCTATTTCTACTGTTCTTTATAATTTAGGTAGAACGGCTACAAGTTTGCCAATGTACATGACAGTGGCGAAAGCTATTACTGTTTTGATATTGACATTTGTAATGTGTTGTGCTTCAGGTGCAGTGGCAGTCCGAAAACTTAGTGCTGCCGATCCCGCTGATATTTTTTAA